A stretch of Paenibacillus peoriae DNA encodes these proteins:
- a CDS encoding methionine ABC transporter permease, which yields MSELDFSQVSWEELGNSTLETLQMLGASALFTLIIGLPLGILLFLASRSSLTLMKVIYIVLSFIVNILRSVPFIILIVALIPFTRSLVGTSTGVLGTIPPLVIGAAPFFARLVETSLREVDKGVIEAAQAMGASTGQIIRRVLLREALPGLLAALTITVVTLVSYTAMSGMIGGGGLGTLAINYGYYRYETAVMIVAVVLMVVLVQLLQMAGDRLVRHYTRK from the coding sequence ATGAGCGAACTTGATTTTTCACAAGTGAGTTGGGAAGAGCTAGGGAATTCTACGCTGGAAACCCTTCAGATGCTCGGTGCATCCGCATTGTTCACCCTCATTATTGGTTTGCCGCTCGGCATATTATTGTTTCTGGCGAGCCGCTCCTCGTTGACTCTGATGAAGGTGATATACATTGTATTATCATTCATCGTTAACATTTTACGTTCCGTGCCATTTATCATTTTGATCGTTGCACTTATTCCTTTTACACGATCGCTGGTAGGTACCTCGACCGGGGTGTTGGGAACCATCCCACCATTGGTTATCGGGGCTGCCCCATTCTTCGCACGTCTTGTCGAAACGTCTCTGCGTGAAGTGGACAAGGGTGTCATTGAAGCCGCACAAGCAATGGGGGCCTCGACAGGACAAATTATCCGGCGTGTGCTGTTACGTGAGGCACTTCCGGGACTGCTAGCCGCATTAACCATTACCGTCGTTACACTCGTATCCTACACGGCAATGTCCGGGATGATCGGGGGCGGTGGACTGGGTACACTGGCTATCAACTACGGCTATTATCGTTATGAAACGGCTGTAATGATCGTTGCGGTCGTGCTGATGGTCGTATTGGTTCAATTGCTGCAAATGGCGGGAGACCGTCTCGTGCGGCATTATACTCGAAAATAG
- the mqnE gene encoding aminofutalosine synthase MqnE, giving the protein MSTLVTPFTDRRMAEIVEKVQNGIRLNLEDGIYLYETDDILTLGQLANEANLRKNGKKVYFIENMSLYFTNVCEARCAFCNFRKDQGEDGSYTLSGQEMIDYVEQHIHPGVREFHIVGGHNNHVPFQYYVDSLKALNEKYPHVTLKAYTAAEIDFFTRISGLSIKEVLEELQKAGLQSLTGGGAEILSDEYRKKMRVTKANVDRYLEVHRTAHNLGMKTHTTMLYGSVESYQDRIEHMLQIRELQDETNGFMVFIPLSMQPKSKNANIMRRNSAYEDLKTIAISRLMLDNIDHVKAYFINIGPQLTQVALTFGASDVHGTIVREQISHAAGALTPAGLTRKELIWLVKGAGRIPVERDTFYNEIEVFE; this is encoded by the coding sequence ATGTCCACATTAGTTACACCTTTTACAGACCGCAGAATGGCGGAAATTGTAGAAAAGGTACAGAACGGGATTCGTTTGAACCTCGAAGATGGTATATATTTGTATGAAACTGACGATATCCTCACACTGGGTCAGTTGGCTAACGAAGCTAATTTACGCAAGAACGGAAAAAAGGTTTATTTTATCGAAAACATGAGCCTGTACTTCACCAATGTATGCGAAGCGCGCTGCGCGTTCTGCAATTTCCGCAAGGATCAGGGGGAGGACGGCTCTTATACGTTGTCCGGGCAGGAAATGATTGATTATGTAGAGCAACACATCCATCCGGGGGTAAGAGAATTTCATATCGTCGGTGGTCATAATAATCATGTGCCTTTCCAATACTATGTAGACTCATTGAAGGCGCTGAATGAAAAATATCCCCACGTTACACTGAAAGCCTACACAGCAGCGGAAATTGACTTTTTCACACGCATAAGCGGCTTGAGTATTAAAGAAGTGCTTGAGGAGCTGCAAAAGGCTGGACTTCAATCCCTGACTGGTGGTGGCGCAGAAATCTTGTCCGACGAATATCGCAAGAAGATGCGTGTTACGAAAGCCAACGTGGACCGCTATCTCGAAGTACATCGCACGGCCCACAATCTCGGCATGAAAACTCATACGACTATGCTGTACGGTTCGGTCGAATCGTATCAGGATCGTATTGAACATATGCTGCAAATTCGCGAATTGCAGGACGAAACGAACGGATTTATGGTATTTATTCCACTGTCCATGCAGCCGAAAAGCAAAAACGCCAACATTATGCGTCGTAACTCCGCTTACGAAGATCTCAAAACCATTGCGATCAGCCGCCTGATGCTGGACAATATCGACCATGTCAAAGCTTACTTCATTAATATTGGCCCGCAATTGACGCAGGTCGCTCTCACCTTTGGCGCATCAGACGTCCATGGCACGATTGTGCGCGAGCAGATCAGCCATGCCGCAGGTGCGTTGACCCCTGCCGGATTGACCCGTAAAGAGCTGATCTGGCTGGTCAAAGGTGCAGGACGCATACCTGTAGAACGAGACACCTTCTATAACGAAATCGAAGTTTTCGAATAA
- a CDS encoding YuzB family protein: MLRPIIEFCTSNMHWGTDEIMSKLEQNPDYDVIEYGCLSNCGQCNAEPYAMVNGEIVSADSAELLYEVIMNKIKEAEAWDNIDLD, from the coding sequence ATGTTAAGACCTATTATTGAGTTTTGCACCAGTAATATGCATTGGGGCACTGATGAAATCATGTCCAAGCTGGAACAGAATCCAGATTATGATGTGATTGAATACGGCTGCCTAAGTAATTGCGGTCAGTGTAACGCGGAACCCTATGCGATGGTCAATGGTGAGATTGTATCCGCAGATTCAGCAGAGCTTCTGTACGAAGTGATTATGAACAAAATTAAGGAAGCTGAAGCATGGGATAACATAGACTTGGATTGA
- a CDS encoding HesB/IscA family protein yields MINITDSAAERLKDMLEQQETPNMFLRLGVTPGGCTGFSYAMGFDDNETDQDIYMNVQDMKIVVEKESIRYLDGLEIDFEESGMSGGFTIHNPNAVATCGCGSSFRTATDAGKPNEEPC; encoded by the coding sequence ATGATTAACATCACCGATTCCGCTGCTGAGCGTTTGAAGGATATGCTGGAGCAGCAGGAAACGCCGAATATGTTTTTACGTCTGGGTGTTACGCCAGGTGGTTGCACCGGATTCTCGTATGCAATGGGCTTTGACGACAACGAGACGGATCAGGATATATATATGAACGTACAGGATATGAAGATTGTAGTGGAAAAGGAAAGCATCCGCTACCTGGACGGTCTGGAAATCGACTTTGAAGAGTCTGGAATGTCAGGCGGCTTCACGATTCATAACCCGAATGCCGTAGCTACATGCGGCTGCGGTTCAAGCTTCCGTACAGCTACAGATGCCGGGAAACCGAACGAAGAGCCTTGTTAA
- a CDS encoding sigma-70 family RNA polymerase sigma factor, which produces MKEWVEKARQGDEEAFGQLMLHFRGMAYAVSYDMLKDVHLAEDAVQDALIEAYQNLEKLQNASAFPGWFKTIVVRQCQRMLRRKHHSMLPLDEAMQISGGVPGVAEIAERREESQFLQQSVKALSAKLRVPLRLFYFYGYSLQEISDYLGTPVPTLKKRLHDARRKLKGTLPVADLVSVFNHLYEGGQNMLHIVNGDVVGEMLKQGVVQGDVLVWREVYPAGPLNPAGAEERALRARVLEESMGIPTSEYIMGCEEQEQKLREFIKYDEVVLWFEHDLFDQSMLAYLLHWFKRQKLGRTKLSLLCIGEFPGIERFHGLGQLTPAQLQTLSGTWRTIGRQEMELGSELWKAYASPDPVQMANLLEDKKAELAASGLPFAYEAFTAHLKRLPSEQNGLGIVEQTTLQAVHNEVNTALELFRQVTDVLHVLGMGDLEYWKFIRALAQGEHPLLIIDGIEAGLDFRQIPDFLNRKVILTELGKEVLNGSADRIAVQGIDEWFGGLHLHGHEVSWRWDDVAGGLIRH; this is translated from the coding sequence ATGAAGGAGTGGGTTGAAAAGGCACGGCAGGGGGATGAAGAAGCGTTCGGGCAGCTAATGCTGCATTTTCGCGGGATGGCCTATGCGGTGTCCTATGACATGCTGAAGGATGTTCATCTCGCGGAAGATGCCGTGCAGGATGCGCTCATAGAAGCTTATCAGAATCTGGAGAAGCTGCAGAACGCGTCCGCTTTTCCAGGCTGGTTCAAGACCATTGTCGTAAGACAGTGCCAGCGGATGCTGCGGCGCAAGCATCATTCGATGCTTCCTCTGGATGAGGCTATGCAGATATCGGGAGGAGTACCGGGTGTAGCAGAAATTGCGGAGCGTAGGGAGGAGAGCCAATTTCTGCAACAATCGGTGAAGGCACTGTCTGCCAAGCTGCGCGTGCCTCTGCGGCTGTTTTATTTTTACGGCTATTCTCTTCAGGAAATTTCCGATTATCTGGGCACTCCGGTCCCGACGCTTAAGAAGCGGTTGCACGATGCTCGCCGAAAGCTGAAAGGTACACTCCCGGTAGCTGATCTCGTTTCTGTGTTCAATCATTTGTATGAGGGAGGGCAAAACATGCTGCATATTGTTAACGGTGATGTTGTAGGCGAGATGTTGAAGCAGGGTGTTGTACAGGGTGATGTGCTTGTATGGAGAGAGGTATATCCGGCAGGACCGTTAAATCCAGCGGGGGCGGAAGAACGGGCATTGCGGGCCAGGGTCCTAGAAGAATCGATGGGTATTCCGACCAGCGAATATATTATGGGTTGTGAGGAACAGGAGCAGAAACTTCGTGAGTTTATTAAGTATGATGAAGTCGTATTGTGGTTTGAGCATGACCTGTTTGATCAGAGCATGCTCGCCTATCTGCTCCACTGGTTCAAAAGACAGAAACTGGGCCGCACGAAGCTGAGCTTGCTCTGCATTGGGGAGTTTCCGGGAATCGAACGCTTTCATGGCTTGGGACAGCTCACTCCGGCACAGCTTCAGACATTATCTGGGACCTGGCGGACTATTGGGCGGCAAGAAATGGAACTCGGAAGCGAGCTTTGGAAGGCGTATGCTTCTCCTGATCCTGTTCAAATGGCTAATCTGCTGGAAGACAAGAAGGCAGAATTGGCAGCATCCGGCCTGCCTTTTGCCTATGAAGCTTTCACAGCGCATCTCAAGCGGCTGCCCTCGGAGCAGAATGGTCTTGGCATTGTGGAACAGACCACGCTTCAGGCCGTTCATAATGAAGTGAATACGGCATTGGAATTGTTTCGTCAGGTAACTGACGTTCTGCATGTGCTTGGCATGGGTGATCTCGAATACTGGAAATTTATTCGTGCTTTGGCGCAAGGCGAACATCCTTTGCTGATCATTGACGGGATTGAGGCGGGCTTGGATTTCAGACAAATTCCGGATTTTCTGAACCGAAAGGTAATTCTGACAGAGTTGGGTAAAGAGGTACTGAATGGATCAGCGGACCGCATTGCAGTTCAAGGGATCGATGAGTGGTTTGGGGGGCTGCATCTCCATGGACATGAGGTTTCTTGGCGCTGGGATGATGTAGCTGGAGGTTTGATCCGACATTGA
- a CDS encoding 1,4-dihydroxy-6-naphthoate synthase, which yields MQIAFSPCPNDTFVFHALAHGLIPGAPALDITFADIDITNNLAITPDGLDIMKISYAALPWVLDEYALLPCGGALGRGCGPLVLTKEGSTVKGPEALSGKRVAVPSERSTAYLLFRLWAAKHVPGGVGEIVVMPFDQIMPAVRDGKIDAGLVIHEARFTYPSYGLSKQVDLGNWWEEDTGLPIPLGAIIARRTLDLDAITNWIRASVEYAWQHPEASREYVLSHAQELSPDVAQSHIDLYVNDFTANLGDSGYAAIEALLGRAAQEGLVPSFDLAQLRPTSTTIR from the coding sequence ATGCAAATTGCTTTTTCACCTTGTCCCAACGACACTTTTGTCTTCCATGCCCTGGCGCATGGTTTGATTCCGGGCGCACCCGCGCTGGACATTACATTCGCCGATATCGACATCACCAACAATCTGGCGATCACACCAGACGGACTGGATATCATGAAAATTTCGTATGCTGCACTCCCTTGGGTACTGGATGAATATGCCCTGCTGCCTTGTGGGGGCGCACTGGGCCGGGGTTGTGGGCCACTCGTGCTGACCAAGGAAGGTTCCACCGTCAAAGGCCCGGAAGCCCTGTCCGGCAAGCGTGTAGCCGTTCCGAGTGAACGTTCCACTGCCTATCTGCTGTTCCGCCTGTGGGCGGCCAAGCATGTGCCTGGGGGTGTCGGCGAGATCGTCGTGATGCCGTTCGACCAAATTATGCCTGCTGTCCGTGACGGGAAGATAGATGCCGGACTAGTTATTCATGAAGCACGGTTCACGTATCCGTCCTACGGGCTTAGTAAGCAAGTCGATCTGGGGAACTGGTGGGAAGAAGATACAGGACTGCCGATCCCGCTCGGAGCTATTATTGCCCGCCGTACGCTGGATCTAGATGCGATCACAAACTGGATACGCGCCTCTGTCGAATACGCTTGGCAGCATCCCGAAGCTTCGCGTGAATATGTATTGTCTCATGCGCAGGAGCTTTCACCTGATGTCGCCCAATCGCATATCGACCTGTACGTTAACGATTTTACCGCCAATCTGGGCGACAGTGGATATGCCGCCATCGAAGCTTTGCTCGGTCGTGCCGCGCAGGAAGGGCTGGTACCTTCGTTTGATTTAGCCCAACTGCGCCCTACATCCACAACAATACGTTAA
- a CDS encoding MetQ/NlpA family ABC transporter substrate-binding protein, whose protein sequence is MKKWVLAVLSLTLIAVLAACGTKSTTSDTNNAAENTGGSPREVELKVGASPVPHAEILEAIKPQLEKEGVRLQVVQFNDYVQPNVQLFDKQLDANFYQHVPYLNVMNKERKMNLVSVGAVHLEPFGIYSQKYKKLDELPDGATVAIPNDATNGGRALLLLEKQGLIKLKDASNIEATVKDITENKKNLKFKELEAAMLPRQLPEVDIALINTNYALEAKLNPTKDALALEDKDSPYANVLVARPDNKDSEAIQKLLKALQSPETKKFIEDKYQGAIIPAF, encoded by the coding sequence ATGAAGAAATGGGTATTGGCTGTATTAAGCTTGACATTAATTGCGGTGCTGGCTGCTTGCGGCACAAAGAGCACAACATCGGATACAAACAATGCGGCCGAAAATACAGGCGGATCACCACGTGAAGTGGAGCTGAAAGTTGGAGCTTCTCCTGTGCCGCATGCGGAAATTTTGGAAGCAATCAAACCTCAGTTGGAAAAGGAAGGGGTTCGTCTTCAAGTCGTTCAGTTTAACGACTATGTACAGCCGAACGTTCAATTGTTTGACAAGCAGTTGGATGCTAACTTCTATCAACATGTACCTTACTTGAATGTTATGAACAAAGAGCGCAAAATGAATTTGGTTTCTGTGGGCGCGGTTCACCTGGAGCCTTTCGGCATCTACTCCCAAAAATATAAAAAGCTTGATGAACTCCCAGATGGCGCAACGGTAGCCATTCCGAACGATGCAACAAACGGAGGCCGTGCATTGTTGTTGTTGGAAAAACAAGGTCTGATCAAGCTGAAAGACGCAAGCAACATTGAAGCTACCGTAAAAGATATTACTGAAAATAAGAAAAACCTGAAATTCAAGGAGCTGGAAGCGGCTATGCTGCCACGTCAGTTGCCTGAAGTGGACATTGCGTTGATCAACACGAACTACGCTCTGGAAGCTAAGCTGAACCCGACGAAAGATGCACTGGCACTGGAAGATAAAGATTCTCCATATGCTAACGTTCTGGTAGCTCGTCCTGATAATAAAGATTCTGAAGCGATTCAGAAGCTGCTTAAAGCTTTGCAATCCCCAGAAACTAAAAAATTCATTGAAGATAAATACCAAGGCGCAATTATCCCGGCATTTTAA
- a CDS encoding SDR family oxidoreductase: MRDKVAFITGSAKGLGKTTALRLANEGCNIALNYVHSQAEAEALKRVIESKGVRCLSLQGDITVQKDITRLIGEVQDRLGGVDIMVNNAGPFIRERRLFADYSVAEIHTMIQGNLVGTMLLDHLVLPHMRSQQWGRIIHFGFGHAGEARAWPHRAVYAAAKVGLVSFTKSLAVEEAPYGITVNMICPGDIRGANKEMSIADVIGMQDKETPRGRPGSGEDIARVIAYLCEEHSDFITGNIMDVSGGLDPIRPTI, encoded by the coding sequence TTGAGAGATAAAGTCGCATTCATAACGGGTAGTGCCAAAGGTTTAGGTAAAACGACCGCTCTGCGTCTGGCGAATGAAGGCTGTAATATTGCGCTGAATTATGTGCATAGCCAAGCAGAAGCCGAAGCGCTTAAGCGGGTGATTGAGTCTAAGGGAGTACGCTGCCTGTCTTTACAAGGGGATATCACTGTTCAGAAAGATATCACGAGGCTGATTGGTGAAGTCCAGGATCGGCTAGGCGGAGTCGATATTATGGTGAACAATGCTGGACCGTTCATCCGGGAACGCCGCCTGTTTGCGGATTACAGTGTAGCTGAGATTCATACCATGATACAAGGGAATCTGGTCGGTACCATGTTGCTGGATCATTTGGTATTGCCTCACATGCGTAGCCAGCAATGGGGACGTATTATTCATTTTGGCTTTGGTCATGCTGGAGAAGCGAGGGCTTGGCCGCATCGCGCCGTCTACGCAGCCGCCAAGGTGGGGCTGGTGTCTTTTACGAAGTCACTGGCTGTGGAGGAGGCTCCTTATGGCATCACGGTCAATATGATCTGTCCAGGGGATATTCGAGGAGCAAATAAGGAAATGTCAATCGCCGATGTCATCGGCATGCAGGATAAAGAGACACCGCGTGGGCGTCCGGGGAGCGGAGAGGACATTGCGCGAGTGATCGCCTATTTGTGTGAGGAGCATTCGGATTTTATAACAGGCAATATTATGGATGTATCGGGAGGATTGGACCCCATTCGGCCAACCATATAA
- a CDS encoding NifU family protein: MSETQSVQMYDEVADVLDKLRPFLQRDGGDVELVDVEDGIVKLKLVGACGSCPSSTITLKAGIERALLEEVDGVQEVVQVF; the protein is encoded by the coding sequence ATGAGCGAAACACAAAGCGTTCAAATGTATGATGAAGTAGCAGATGTACTGGATAAGCTCCGTCCGTTCCTGCAACGCGATGGCGGCGACGTTGAGCTGGTTGACGTTGAAGACGGCATCGTTAAGCTGAAGCTGGTAGGCGCTTGCGGCAGTTGCCCAAGTTCCACAATCACGCTGAAAGCAGGGATTGAACGCGCTCTTCTCGAAGAAGTCGACGGCGTCCAAGAAGTGGTACAAGTATTTTAA
- a CDS encoding ferritin-like domain-containing protein translates to MRADFVPIWNTGFPKAVQMIKEAVQGERNDELFYDELINLAPSQEQVAIIESIRNDERGHNKMFREMYRALTGQEIAGISSEQYERVQSYTEGLQRALMGELGAVERYRNIWFGLPAGIYKDTVYGIILDELKHAAKYNYLITLNLK, encoded by the coding sequence ATGCGGGCCGATTTTGTACCGATCTGGAACACAGGATTTCCGAAAGCAGTACAAATGATAAAGGAAGCGGTACAAGGGGAGCGTAACGATGAGTTGTTCTACGATGAATTGATCAATTTGGCACCCTCACAAGAGCAGGTGGCTATTATTGAAAGCATCCGTAATGATGAGCGCGGTCACAATAAAATGTTCAGAGAGATGTATCGGGCTTTGACAGGACAGGAAATTGCAGGCATCAGTAGTGAGCAATATGAGAGGGTGCAATCTTATACAGAAGGTCTACAGCGCGCCTTGATGGGAGAGTTGGGTGCGGTGGAACGATATCGCAACATCTGGTTTGGTTTGCCTGCCGGTATCTATAAGGACACGGTGTACGGTATCATTTTGGATGAGCTTAAGCACGCTGCCAAATACAATTATCTGATTACGTTGAACCTCAAGTAA
- a CDS encoding LysR family transcriptional regulator, whose product MTITQIMIFVRVAETLNFTQTAHELHMTQPAVSHAIASIENELGVQLLLRDRKKGVLLTNIGHKVLLQFRMMLQSMEKVQQQVAAEKGLDVGTITIGAFPSASAYFLPPIIHHIRQHYPNLVFDLHEGSTNEVKEWVHTREIEVGIILLPDPQVDIIPLCQDDMVILLPDGHPLQSHNKIAIRDLNEQDMIFCKGGHEVAIMEGFEREQSQLQAQFITHNVSTLVSMVRQGLGMGIVSSLALSTFPHDLTVKETSPLITRQIGIAVPSLHNASLAVQLFVRTAQELFTDMKQ is encoded by the coding sequence ATGACCATTACTCAGATTATGATCTTCGTTCGTGTAGCTGAAACGCTAAACTTCACCCAAACTGCCCATGAGCTGCATATGACGCAGCCCGCGGTCAGCCATGCCATCGCCAGCATCGAAAACGAGCTGGGTGTCCAGCTATTGCTGCGCGACCGAAAAAAAGGAGTGCTGCTGACAAATATCGGGCACAAGGTACTGCTGCAATTCCGTATGATGCTGCAAAGCATGGAAAAGGTACAGCAGCAGGTGGCTGCTGAAAAAGGTCTAGACGTGGGCACGATCACGATCGGTGCCTTTCCTTCTGCCTCAGCCTATTTTCTGCCCCCGATTATTCATCATATTCGTCAGCATTATCCGAACCTTGTTTTCGATCTACATGAAGGCTCCACGAATGAAGTCAAGGAGTGGGTGCATACCAGAGAAATCGAAGTCGGTATCATCCTGTTACCAGACCCTCAGGTAGATATCATCCCATTATGTCAGGATGACATGGTTATTCTCCTGCCAGACGGTCACCCTCTACAATCGCACAATAAAATTGCCATCCGTGACTTGAATGAGCAGGATATGATCTTTTGTAAAGGTGGACATGAGGTCGCCATTATGGAAGGTTTTGAACGCGAACAAAGTCAGTTGCAGGCACAATTCATTACTCACAATGTCAGCACCTTGGTCAGCATGGTTCGACAAGGACTGGGTATGGGCATTGTTTCTTCACTCGCCTTGTCCACGTTCCCCCATGATCTGACCGTCAAGGAGACTTCACCTCTGATCACACGTCAAATCGGTATCGCTGTACCATCCCTGCACAATGCTTCTCTGGCTGTACAGTTATTTGTGCGTACTGCGCAGGAGCTGTTTACGGATATGAAGCAGTAG
- a CDS encoding DMT family transporter, which translates to MKKLTPKATLWLVLILVMVWGINWPLTKLALPDTPPIFFSGIRTLLGGVILLLFAIRHRETLRFRQNAWTYLVLSIFNIAGYYGLQTVGLRYLPAGLFSTLVFLQPILLGLFSWMWLGERMFPLKVIGLVLGFGGVIVISSGGMAGHLSVLGIVLGLASGLCWALGTIYMKKKSQQLDSIWAVTMQLILGGIILNGIGFTTEKWSDIHWTTSFIAILLFISIFVIAMGWIIYFKLIDNGDAGTVGSYTFMIPVLSTVFSMVMLKESLTLTFVVGLVLIAGSVYLVNTASPRKRKNRNSRADETNSCTNA; encoded by the coding sequence ATGAAAAAATTAACACCTAAAGCTACGTTGTGGCTTGTCTTGATATTAGTGATGGTATGGGGGATCAACTGGCCGTTGACCAAGCTGGCTTTGCCAGATACGCCGCCGATATTTTTTTCAGGAATCCGTACCCTGCTGGGTGGTGTGATTCTGCTATTGTTCGCTATACGTCACCGGGAAACCTTGCGTTTTAGACAGAATGCGTGGACTTATCTTGTGCTGTCCATATTTAATATTGCAGGCTACTATGGCTTGCAGACGGTAGGGCTGCGTTATTTGCCTGCTGGGTTATTTTCCACTTTAGTATTCCTTCAGCCGATCCTGTTGGGATTATTCTCCTGGATGTGGTTAGGGGAGCGCATGTTTCCCCTGAAGGTCATTGGACTGGTACTGGGTTTTGGCGGGGTGATCGTGATTAGCTCTGGTGGAATGGCAGGGCATTTATCGGTACTGGGTATTGTGTTGGGGCTAGCTTCAGGATTGTGCTGGGCGCTCGGAACGATTTATATGAAGAAAAAAAGTCAGCAACTGGACTCCATTTGGGCGGTGACGATGCAGCTCATTTTGGGAGGGATTATACTCAATGGGATTGGATTTACGACCGAGAAATGGAGCGATATTCACTGGACGACCTCCTTTATCGCAATTCTATTGTTTATTTCGATATTCGTGATTGCGATGGGCTGGATAATTTATTTTAAACTGATCGACAATGGAGATGCAGGAACCGTCGGCTCATATACGTTTATGATTCCGGTGTTGTCCACAGTCTTTAGTATGGTAATGCTCAAGGAATCGCTTACTTTGACGTTTGTTGTGGGGCTGGTGCTGATTGCAGGCAGTGTGTATCTGGTAAATACAGCATCTCCTAGAAAACGAAAGAACCGAAACTCCAGGGCTGATGAAACGAATTCCTGTACAAATGCATAG
- a CDS encoding NAD(P)/FAD-dependent oxidoreductase: MKNFVILGGGYGGLTIAKELLDKHIPDDVQVILVDRMPFQGLKTEYYALAAGTVSDFDLRVHFPDEQRLIRKYGEVTSMDLENKMVHFQDGEPLPYDQLVIALGCTDRFHNTPGAEEHSCTIQSFNHTRQTYLRLNEIKPYGHVHIVGGGLSGVEIAAELRESRTDLNITIMDRGERVLSAFPQRLSAYVHAWFKEHQVNALNHVAVSRIEPGAIYNRDEQIVTDAVVWTAGIQPVKIVQDLAVPKDPQGRIVLNDYYQIPDHPEVYVVGDCASLPYSPSAQAAEVQGEQIAHIVRDLWKGQTPHPHPLKLRGTLGALGKKAGFGYGFMGSTSLRGRVPRLLKSGVLWKSKRHFG; the protein is encoded by the coding sequence ATGAAAAATTTCGTTATTCTGGGGGGCGGCTATGGCGGCCTTACCATTGCCAAAGAATTGCTGGATAAACACATTCCCGACGATGTTCAAGTTATTTTAGTGGATCGAATGCCCTTTCAGGGCTTGAAAACAGAGTACTATGCCCTCGCAGCAGGTACGGTTTCTGATTTTGATTTGCGGGTGCATTTTCCAGATGAGCAACGTCTTATTCGCAAATACGGAGAGGTCACCTCGATGGATCTGGAGAATAAAATGGTCCATTTTCAAGACGGTGAACCCTTGCCCTATGATCAGCTTGTCATTGCGTTGGGTTGTACCGACCGCTTTCACAATACACCGGGGGCTGAAGAACACAGCTGTACGATCCAGTCGTTTAACCATACCCGCCAAACCTATCTGCGCTTGAACGAAATCAAGCCATATGGACATGTCCATATTGTAGGCGGCGGTCTTAGCGGTGTTGAGATTGCAGCGGAGTTACGTGAAAGCCGTACGGATTTGAATATTACCATTATGGATCGGGGCGAGCGGGTGCTGTCAGCATTCCCGCAACGTTTGTCTGCCTATGTACATGCTTGGTTCAAGGAACATCAGGTTAATGCCCTGAACCATGTTGCGGTTTCTCGTATTGAGCCGGGGGCTATTTATAACCGTGACGAGCAAATTGTAACGGATGCAGTGGTATGGACGGCCGGGATTCAGCCGGTAAAAATTGTGCAGGATTTAGCCGTCCCTAAAGACCCTCAGGGTCGCATCGTGCTCAACGATTACTACCAAATACCAGATCATCCAGAGGTATATGTGGTCGGAGACTGTGCCAGCCTTCCCTACTCTCCAAGCGCTCAGGCGGCAGAGGTGCAAGGGGAACAAATCGCACATATTGTACGTGATCTATGGAAAGGTCAAACGCCTCACCCGCATCCTTTAAAGCTGCGCGGTACATTAGGCGCACTTGGCAAGAAGGCCGGGTTCGGCTATGGCTTTATGGGCAGCACTTCATTGCGCGGCCGTGTACCACGCCTGCTTAAAAGCGGTGTGCTTTGGAAGTCCAAACGCCATTTTGGCTGA
- a CDS encoding DUF421 domain-containing protein, with protein MKFRNFKMWTEGAPTVLIEGGFILEDNLKKNNMTLDSLNQQLRQKEIFNIEEVQYALLEINGKLSVQKKKELQAVTLKDLQLNAGNATQFPIELVIDGQLLHGNLNSNHIPESWLLSQLKARDKKLEDVFYAVKVSNG; from the coding sequence TTGAAATTCAGAAACTTTAAGATGTGGACAGAGGGAGCACCCACCGTTCTCATAGAAGGAGGGTTCATTCTCGAAGATAACCTAAAAAAAAATAATATGACATTGGATTCTTTAAACCAACAACTTCGCCAGAAAGAAATTTTTAATATAGAAGAAGTGCAGTACGCCCTCCTTGAGATTAACGGAAAACTATCTGTTCAAAAGAAAAAGGAACTGCAAGCCGTGACATTAAAAGACCTGCAGTTGAATGCAGGTAATGCCACACAGTTCCCAATTGAGCTTGTAATCGACGGACAGCTTTTGCATGGCAATTTAAACTCCAATCATATTCCCGAATCATGGCTGCTGTCTCAACTGAAGGCCCGCGACAAAAAGTTAGAGGACGTATTCTATGCCGTTAAAGTCAGCAACGGCTAG